One Tursiops truncatus isolate mTurTru1 chromosome 3, mTurTru1.mat.Y, whole genome shotgun sequence DNA segment encodes these proteins:
- the NEURL1B gene encoding E3 ubiquitin-protein ligase NEURL1B isoform X3: MNLVLATALQDSSPPARLLATRPCCGPGPERRPVLGEAPRFHAQAKGKNVRLDGHSRRATRRNSFCNGVTFTQRPIRLYEQVRLRLVAVRPGWSGALRFGFTAHDPSLMSAQDIPKYACPDLVTRPGYWAKALPENLALRDTVLAYWADRHGRVFYSVNDGEPVLFHCGVAVSGPLWALIDVYGITDEVQLLESGFADTLTPARLGQARFSACLPPSSHDAANFDNNELENNQVVAKLGHLALGRAPGPPLADHAAAAIPCGPRERPRPSSSPALLEADLRFHATRGPDVSLSLDRKVACAPRPDGGRTLVFSERPLRPGESLFVEVGRPGLAAPGALAFGITSCDPGGLRAAELPTDPYALLDRKEYWVVARAGPVPSGGDALSFTLRPGGDVLLGVNGRPRDRLLCVDTTQALWAFFAVSGGAAGQLRLLGTLQSSPATTSPSGSLSGSQDDSDSDMAFSVNQSSSASESSLVTAPSSPLSPPVSPVFSPPELVGSKNSECAVCFDGEVDTVIYTCGHMCLCHGCGLRLKRQARACCPICRRPIKDVIKIYRP; this comes from the exons atgaatttagttCTTGCAACAGCTCTGCAAG ACTCGAGCCCGCCCGCGCGCCTCCTGGCCACCCGGCCTTGCTGCGGCCCTGGCCCGGAGCGGCGCCCGGTCCTGGGCGAAGCGCCGCGTTTCCATGCACAGGCCAAGGGCAAGAACGTGCGGCTGGACGGCCACTCGCGCCGGGCCACGCGGCGCAACAGCTTCTGCAACGGAGTCACGTTCACGCAGCGGCCCATCCGGCTATACGAGCAGGTGCGGCTGCGCCTGGTGGCCGTGCGCCCGGGCTGGAGCGGGGCGCTGCGCTTCGGCTTCACGGCGCACGACCCGTCGCTCATGAGCGCCCAGGACATCCCCAAGTATGCCTGTCCTGACCTGGTCACGCGGCCCGGTTACTGGGCCAAGGCGCTGCCCGAGAACCTGGCGCTGCGCGACACTGTGCTGGCCTACTGGGCGGACCGCCACGGCCGTGTCTTCTACAGCGTCAACGACGGCGAGCCCGTGCTCTTCCACTGCGGTGTGGCCGTGAGCGGCCCCCTCTGGGCGCTCATCGACGTCTACGGCATCACCGACGAGGTGCAGCTCCTCG AGAGCGGGTTCGCCGACACGCTGACGCCCGCGCGCCTCGGCCAGGCCCGCTTCAGCGCCTGCCTGCCGCCCAGCAGCCACGACGCGGCTAACTTCGACAACAACGAGCTGGAGAACAACCAGGTGGTGGCCAAGCTGGGCCACCTGGCGCTGGGCCGCGCCCCGGGCCCGCCGCTCGCCGACCACGCGGCCGCCGCCATCCCGTGCGGGCCCCGCGAACGCCCGCGGCCCTCGTCGTCGCCGGCGCTGCTAGAAGCCGACCTGCGCTTCCACGCGACGCGCGGGCCCGACGTGAGCCTGTCGCTCGACCGCAAGGTGGCCTGCGCGCCGCGGCCCGACGGCGGTCGCACGCTTGTCTTCTCCGAGCGCCCGCTGCGGCCCGGCGAGAGCCTCTTCGTGGAGGTGGGCCGCCCGGGGCTGGCGGCGCCCGGTGCGCTGGCCTTCGGCATCACGTCATGCGACCCGGGCGGGCTCCGGGCCGCCGAGCTGCCCACCGACCCCTACGCGCTGCTCGACCGCAAAGAGTACTGGGTGGTGGCGCGCGCCGGGCCCGTACCAAGCGGAGGCGACGCGCTCAGCTTCACTCTGCGGCCCGGCGGCGACGTGCTCCTGGGCGTCAATGGGCGCCCGCGCGACCGCCTGCTGTGCGTCGACACCACGCAGGCGCTCTGGGCCTTCTTCGCCGTGAGCGGCGGCGCCGCAGGCCAGCTGCGCCTCCTCG GCACCCTGCAGTCCAGCCCAGCAACCACGTCCCCGTCAGGATCCCTCAGCGGCTCCCAGGACGATAGCGATTCCGACATGGCCTTCAGTGTCAACCAGTCCTCCTCGGCATCTGAATCATCCCTGG TGACGGCACCCAGCTCCCCACTGAGCCCACCAGTGTCCCCCGTGTTCTCCCCACCGGAGCTGGTGGGCAGCAAGAACAGCGAGTGCGCGGTGTGCTTCGATGGCGAGGTGGACACAGTCATCTACACGTGTGGACACATGTGCCTGTGCCACGGCTGCGGCCTGCGGCTCAAGAGGCAGGCCCGGGCCTGCTGCCCCATCTGCCGGCGGCCCATCAAGGACGTCATTAAGATCTACAGGCCGTAG
- the NEURL1B gene encoding E3 ubiquitin-protein ligase NEURL1B isoform X1 encodes MGNTVHRTLPGDAHPSHKFRECSESPRPTSQLADQDSEDKSLAKGHPEITDSSPPARLLATRPCCGPGPERRPVLGEAPRFHAQAKGKNVRLDGHSRRATRRNSFCNGVTFTQRPIRLYEQVRLRLVAVRPGWSGALRFGFTAHDPSLMSAQDIPKYACPDLVTRPGYWAKALPENLALRDTVLAYWADRHGRVFYSVNDGEPVLFHCGVAVSGPLWALIDVYGITDEVQLLESGFADTLTPARLGQARFSACLPPSSHDAANFDNNELENNQVVAKLGHLALGRAPGPPLADHAAAAIPCGPRERPRPSSSPALLEADLRFHATRGPDVSLSLDRKVACAPRPDGGRTLVFSERPLRPGESLFVEVGRPGLAAPGALAFGITSCDPGGLRAAELPTDPYALLDRKEYWVVARAGPVPSGGDALSFTLRPGGDVLLGVNGRPRDRLLCVDTTQALWAFFAVSGGAAGQLRLLGTLQSSPATTSPSGSLSGSQDDSDSDMAFSVNQSSSASESSLVTAPSSPLSPPVSPVFSPPELVGSKNSECAVCFDGEVDTVIYTCGHMCLCHGCGLRLKRQARACCPICRRPIKDVIKIYRP; translated from the exons GAGATGCCCACCCCTCTCATAAATTCCGAGAATGCTCAGAATCACCACGTCCCACCTCCCAGTTGGCAGATCAGGACTCTGAGGACAAGAGCCTTGCGAAGGGTCACCCAGAGATTACAG ACTCGAGCCCGCCCGCGCGCCTCCTGGCCACCCGGCCTTGCTGCGGCCCTGGCCCGGAGCGGCGCCCGGTCCTGGGCGAAGCGCCGCGTTTCCATGCACAGGCCAAGGGCAAGAACGTGCGGCTGGACGGCCACTCGCGCCGGGCCACGCGGCGCAACAGCTTCTGCAACGGAGTCACGTTCACGCAGCGGCCCATCCGGCTATACGAGCAGGTGCGGCTGCGCCTGGTGGCCGTGCGCCCGGGCTGGAGCGGGGCGCTGCGCTTCGGCTTCACGGCGCACGACCCGTCGCTCATGAGCGCCCAGGACATCCCCAAGTATGCCTGTCCTGACCTGGTCACGCGGCCCGGTTACTGGGCCAAGGCGCTGCCCGAGAACCTGGCGCTGCGCGACACTGTGCTGGCCTACTGGGCGGACCGCCACGGCCGTGTCTTCTACAGCGTCAACGACGGCGAGCCCGTGCTCTTCCACTGCGGTGTGGCCGTGAGCGGCCCCCTCTGGGCGCTCATCGACGTCTACGGCATCACCGACGAGGTGCAGCTCCTCG AGAGCGGGTTCGCCGACACGCTGACGCCCGCGCGCCTCGGCCAGGCCCGCTTCAGCGCCTGCCTGCCGCCCAGCAGCCACGACGCGGCTAACTTCGACAACAACGAGCTGGAGAACAACCAGGTGGTGGCCAAGCTGGGCCACCTGGCGCTGGGCCGCGCCCCGGGCCCGCCGCTCGCCGACCACGCGGCCGCCGCCATCCCGTGCGGGCCCCGCGAACGCCCGCGGCCCTCGTCGTCGCCGGCGCTGCTAGAAGCCGACCTGCGCTTCCACGCGACGCGCGGGCCCGACGTGAGCCTGTCGCTCGACCGCAAGGTGGCCTGCGCGCCGCGGCCCGACGGCGGTCGCACGCTTGTCTTCTCCGAGCGCCCGCTGCGGCCCGGCGAGAGCCTCTTCGTGGAGGTGGGCCGCCCGGGGCTGGCGGCGCCCGGTGCGCTGGCCTTCGGCATCACGTCATGCGACCCGGGCGGGCTCCGGGCCGCCGAGCTGCCCACCGACCCCTACGCGCTGCTCGACCGCAAAGAGTACTGGGTGGTGGCGCGCGCCGGGCCCGTACCAAGCGGAGGCGACGCGCTCAGCTTCACTCTGCGGCCCGGCGGCGACGTGCTCCTGGGCGTCAATGGGCGCCCGCGCGACCGCCTGCTGTGCGTCGACACCACGCAGGCGCTCTGGGCCTTCTTCGCCGTGAGCGGCGGCGCCGCAGGCCAGCTGCGCCTCCTCG GCACCCTGCAGTCCAGCCCAGCAACCACGTCCCCGTCAGGATCCCTCAGCGGCTCCCAGGACGATAGCGATTCCGACATGGCCTTCAGTGTCAACCAGTCCTCCTCGGCATCTGAATCATCCCTGG TGACGGCACCCAGCTCCCCACTGAGCCCACCAGTGTCCCCCGTGTTCTCCCCACCGGAGCTGGTGGGCAGCAAGAACAGCGAGTGCGCGGTGTGCTTCGATGGCGAGGTGGACACAGTCATCTACACGTGTGGACACATGTGCCTGTGCCACGGCTGCGGCCTGCGGCTCAAGAGGCAGGCCCGGGCCTGCTGCCCCATCTGCCGGCGGCCCATCAAGGACGTCATTAAGATCTACAGGCCGTAG
- the NEURL1B gene encoding E3 ubiquitin-protein ligase NEURL1B isoform X2 encodes MGNTVHRTLPDSSPPARLLATRPCCGPGPERRPVLGEAPRFHAQAKGKNVRLDGHSRRATRRNSFCNGVTFTQRPIRLYEQVRLRLVAVRPGWSGALRFGFTAHDPSLMSAQDIPKYACPDLVTRPGYWAKALPENLALRDTVLAYWADRHGRVFYSVNDGEPVLFHCGVAVSGPLWALIDVYGITDEVQLLESGFADTLTPARLGQARFSACLPPSSHDAANFDNNELENNQVVAKLGHLALGRAPGPPLADHAAAAIPCGPRERPRPSSSPALLEADLRFHATRGPDVSLSLDRKVACAPRPDGGRTLVFSERPLRPGESLFVEVGRPGLAAPGALAFGITSCDPGGLRAAELPTDPYALLDRKEYWVVARAGPVPSGGDALSFTLRPGGDVLLGVNGRPRDRLLCVDTTQALWAFFAVSGGAAGQLRLLGTLQSSPATTSPSGSLSGSQDDSDSDMAFSVNQSSSASESSLVTAPSSPLSPPVSPVFSPPELVGSKNSECAVCFDGEVDTVIYTCGHMCLCHGCGLRLKRQARACCPICRRPIKDVIKIYRP; translated from the exons ACTCGAGCCCGCCCGCGCGCCTCCTGGCCACCCGGCCTTGCTGCGGCCCTGGCCCGGAGCGGCGCCCGGTCCTGGGCGAAGCGCCGCGTTTCCATGCACAGGCCAAGGGCAAGAACGTGCGGCTGGACGGCCACTCGCGCCGGGCCACGCGGCGCAACAGCTTCTGCAACGGAGTCACGTTCACGCAGCGGCCCATCCGGCTATACGAGCAGGTGCGGCTGCGCCTGGTGGCCGTGCGCCCGGGCTGGAGCGGGGCGCTGCGCTTCGGCTTCACGGCGCACGACCCGTCGCTCATGAGCGCCCAGGACATCCCCAAGTATGCCTGTCCTGACCTGGTCACGCGGCCCGGTTACTGGGCCAAGGCGCTGCCCGAGAACCTGGCGCTGCGCGACACTGTGCTGGCCTACTGGGCGGACCGCCACGGCCGTGTCTTCTACAGCGTCAACGACGGCGAGCCCGTGCTCTTCCACTGCGGTGTGGCCGTGAGCGGCCCCCTCTGGGCGCTCATCGACGTCTACGGCATCACCGACGAGGTGCAGCTCCTCG AGAGCGGGTTCGCCGACACGCTGACGCCCGCGCGCCTCGGCCAGGCCCGCTTCAGCGCCTGCCTGCCGCCCAGCAGCCACGACGCGGCTAACTTCGACAACAACGAGCTGGAGAACAACCAGGTGGTGGCCAAGCTGGGCCACCTGGCGCTGGGCCGCGCCCCGGGCCCGCCGCTCGCCGACCACGCGGCCGCCGCCATCCCGTGCGGGCCCCGCGAACGCCCGCGGCCCTCGTCGTCGCCGGCGCTGCTAGAAGCCGACCTGCGCTTCCACGCGACGCGCGGGCCCGACGTGAGCCTGTCGCTCGACCGCAAGGTGGCCTGCGCGCCGCGGCCCGACGGCGGTCGCACGCTTGTCTTCTCCGAGCGCCCGCTGCGGCCCGGCGAGAGCCTCTTCGTGGAGGTGGGCCGCCCGGGGCTGGCGGCGCCCGGTGCGCTGGCCTTCGGCATCACGTCATGCGACCCGGGCGGGCTCCGGGCCGCCGAGCTGCCCACCGACCCCTACGCGCTGCTCGACCGCAAAGAGTACTGGGTGGTGGCGCGCGCCGGGCCCGTACCAAGCGGAGGCGACGCGCTCAGCTTCACTCTGCGGCCCGGCGGCGACGTGCTCCTGGGCGTCAATGGGCGCCCGCGCGACCGCCTGCTGTGCGTCGACACCACGCAGGCGCTCTGGGCCTTCTTCGCCGTGAGCGGCGGCGCCGCAGGCCAGCTGCGCCTCCTCG GCACCCTGCAGTCCAGCCCAGCAACCACGTCCCCGTCAGGATCCCTCAGCGGCTCCCAGGACGATAGCGATTCCGACATGGCCTTCAGTGTCAACCAGTCCTCCTCGGCATCTGAATCATCCCTGG TGACGGCACCCAGCTCCCCACTGAGCCCACCAGTGTCCCCCGTGTTCTCCCCACCGGAGCTGGTGGGCAGCAAGAACAGCGAGTGCGCGGTGTGCTTCGATGGCGAGGTGGACACAGTCATCTACACGTGTGGACACATGTGCCTGTGCCACGGCTGCGGCCTGCGGCTCAAGAGGCAGGCCCGGGCCTGCTGCCCCATCTGCCGGCGGCCCATCAAGGACGTCATTAAGATCTACAGGCCGTAG